A region of the Plasmodium vinckei vinckei genome assembly, chromosome: PVVCY_11 genome:
TTTGATATATTCCTGGTCCTTTTAATCCTCTAAAAACGCATAATGCTATTCcctaaaataaaaatagtatatgcacaaatattttaataaataatgttccatattttctgtgtttttttatccgttttatttattttttttgtgtttatTCCACTTACAGCAAGGTTGATTTCAGTTACTCCAAAAGGTCCATCGGCTGTGTTGTAGGTTTTTGTATAATGTTCTAACcactgaaaaaaaataaaacatttattataaatatatcgaATATCCttatgcacatatatatattatatatatagaaagtgaaaaattaaaatatatgcaaatacTTATAACTCATTCTTACCGATAAAAGATAGGGTAATAATTGAACATATGCAACAATCTATAAAAGAAAGAGGTTTGAAATCAtcgaaatatatttttgtcaaTCACAaaagttattttttaattattttatataattctcTGAATTTCAAAATTACCCAAAATGCTACCCATCCCTTGGTTAAACCAATAGTTTTAACACCaatcataataaataagcaCTGTAAAatgggaaaaaataataaaattaatttaaaataagcgatacatattatagaataaataaaatatgtatatttgatttaaaaagaaTACGTACTGAAGTAATTGCGTCACATCCATGATCAAAAAGTTGTCCTAATGCAGAGCTTGTGTTTGTTCTTCTTGCTTGTTTTCCATCAATAGCATCAAAAGTctataatagaaaaaattgatacaaaatgaatataacaaaattatatagcatataaatataagataaaaattaataaaataatttgaaaaaaacttaccgaatataaaaataataagattcccatatatatatatacgtgATCATACTTCTTATTGTTTATGTCAAACATATACATGAGAAAGAATGCCAAAGTTGAGCATATGAATCCTAGCAATGTCAATAGGTTGGCCGTTACGGACTGTAGAAAGGAggcaaaaaattatatatgtatgcatgaaaataatcatttaatataccaccaaaacaattataatagagacataagaaatatatgcagatcaaaaaataaatatcgaACATacaatatacaaaataattaatatatatatgatgcTTACTTTGGGAATTAGTTTGACGCAAAAATTCCAATATGGTTCGCATATTTTCTCGAATATAGAGTGATCCCCCCTCTTATACGAGTAAGATTTACAATTGGAGTAGGCACTTTTGtttaatttgaaaataatccccatttttcattaaagtATGTTTagttaaataaattaaaaaaatatatatatttat
Encoded here:
- a CDS encoding choline/ethanolaminephosphotransferase, putative — its product is MGIIFKLNKSAYSNCKSYSYKRGDHSIFEKICEPYWNFCVKLIPKSVTANLLTLLGFICSTLAFFLMYMFDINNKKYDHVYIYMGILLFLYSTFDAIDGKQARRTNTSSALGQLFDHGCDAITSCLFIMIGVKTIGLTKGWVAFWIVAYVQLLPYLLSWLEHYTKTYNTADGPFGVTEINLAGIALCVFRGLKGPGIYQRLTFKNIIPAKIHSFFGYSLLSLPLSTILIISSFILIAPTTANFIYKGIMNAKKKKKEASLLLALYIGFLISEYYFYRTTTTPKNELICFLIFAIYSAFYTLHMNLSTLLKIKMPYVPIPIIVYYIFLALLFVKRTMKLKFLNSSAFSEANILYYMLGFAIFYLFDYSYTLITNICKELGITFLFLKRKKK